A window of the Microbacterium sp. AZCO genome harbors these coding sequences:
- a CDS encoding AAA family ATPase has translation MPAAPVTPGDLGVAEPGVTVVHIAQSERDRLRREIALLGGRSTLLHYIDVTDAGIEITKAHPGSLPQFITGRSTLLSNLFRDEVALRNARLAAERLTTKNVELRTARGLDAVRLGVGLATWRVGGMSCTAPVLLRPLAIRRHHRDFELKLHGSFTVNPELVRALRTHFGIEVDGVALASLAYDAGVFKPQPVIDHLRALTTAVDTFTVTPRLVVSSFADVGAAMARDAADLDHTILNALAGHADDRERLAIRRDTPPWTSPDDRAPASDTLLLDADAEQERVLSRIADGQSLAVHTLPGTGGTQTVINAIGRLVHDGKRVLVVSARRSTLEGVRHRLAGIGLGGLAVSPRDLQRDLIRAIGRNEKAEQPKVSDIDDALVRLRGVLRDYRGAVTRRHPGLDVSMLDILRRLATITTQHPAPETAARFDIATLEKLASSRKEAAAKLAAAARLGEFRVGPGESPWYGVTFATTEQARSAHGLAANLHRQTLPNLLERSYELIAQTRMRPFRTITELGEYLRLLQGIRDSLDKFSPTVFERPLDELIQAHGTRRDAPEMSGTRRRHLRRLSKEYVRPGVHIADMHEGLTRVRQQRAEWQRHVDVGVVPEVPLGLSDVHVAWQRVEADLGELDTILRRSPSDRLATIPIPELVRTLAGLAAESEVFDNLVERATLRTELAALGLEPLLIELSVRHVPEDRVGAELEFAWWQSALEHLLRSDRALLGANTAVVDRLERDFRLVDEAHAAASGPLLAAQLATQWRIGIVDHADEAARLKQALKEGVMDAAALTAAAPALLRTLAPVWLASPYDVPAIPDEPSFDVVVIADAGALCLAESVPALRRARQIVVFGDPVTQKPTPFRVAAGSPPDDPEDEPFDETSVFERLAELLPVETLTRSYRAGGEDLAQLVNDAFYGGELVSFPWAGSYLGRGSLSVDYVEGGHGAPDPVTGAVESPDAEVNRVVTLVVEHAVNRGSESLMVVTASAKHAERVRAAVDAAFAGRSDVADFVSRDTAEPFAVLTLEESVAESRDRVIFSLGFGLTRHGRVLSDFGDLSTPDGDRLLTVGMTRARRSMVIVSSIRPSAFDDGRLDYGAATLMGVLGGVAARSREARLEDLADPLTRSLAHELRALGVSVDVHYRGILPLVAQYDGKAVVAESDPETIGESLRESLRLRPQILRRLGWHYVRVHAFDLYSDPAGVAARIAALLGVAPEAASAQADTQPFDVIE, from the coding sequence GTGCCCGCGGCACCCGTGACCCCCGGTGACCTCGGAGTCGCGGAACCGGGGGTGACCGTCGTGCACATCGCGCAGTCCGAGCGAGACCGCCTGCGACGCGAGATCGCGCTGCTCGGCGGCCGGTCGACGCTTCTGCACTACATCGACGTCACAGACGCGGGCATCGAGATCACGAAGGCGCATCCCGGGAGCCTCCCGCAGTTCATCACCGGGCGCTCCACCCTCCTCTCGAACCTCTTCCGCGACGAGGTGGCCCTGCGCAACGCGCGACTCGCCGCCGAGCGGCTGACGACCAAGAACGTCGAGCTGCGCACCGCGCGCGGCCTGGATGCCGTGCGGCTCGGAGTGGGCCTCGCGACGTGGCGTGTCGGAGGGATGTCGTGCACGGCGCCCGTGCTCCTGCGGCCGCTGGCGATCCGCCGCCACCACCGCGACTTCGAACTGAAGCTGCACGGCTCGTTCACCGTCAACCCCGAGCTCGTGCGTGCGCTGCGCACGCACTTCGGCATCGAGGTCGACGGCGTGGCGCTCGCCTCGCTCGCGTATGACGCGGGCGTCTTCAAGCCGCAGCCCGTCATCGATCATCTGCGCGCGCTCACGACGGCGGTCGACACGTTCACCGTCACGCCGCGGCTCGTCGTCTCGAGCTTCGCCGACGTCGGCGCGGCGATGGCCCGCGATGCGGCCGACCTCGATCACACGATCCTCAATGCACTCGCGGGTCACGCCGACGACCGTGAGCGGCTCGCGATCCGCCGGGACACCCCGCCGTGGACGAGCCCCGACGACCGGGCTCCGGCATCCGACACCCTCCTCCTCGACGCGGATGCCGAGCAGGAGCGCGTGCTGTCGCGCATCGCCGACGGCCAGTCGCTTGCGGTGCACACCCTGCCCGGCACGGGCGGCACCCAGACCGTCATCAACGCGATCGGCCGGCTCGTGCACGACGGCAAGCGCGTCCTCGTCGTGAGCGCTCGCCGCTCGACGCTCGAGGGCGTGCGGCACCGGCTCGCGGGGATCGGCCTCGGCGGACTCGCCGTCTCGCCCCGCGACCTGCAGCGCGACCTCATCCGCGCGATCGGCCGAAACGAGAAGGCCGAGCAGCCCAAGGTCTCCGACATCGACGACGCGCTCGTGCGTCTGCGCGGCGTGCTCCGCGACTACCGCGGCGCGGTGACGCGCCGGCATCCCGGCCTCGACGTGTCGATGCTCGACATCCTCCGCCGCCTCGCGACGATCACGACGCAGCATCCCGCCCCCGAGACGGCCGCCCGCTTCGACATCGCGACCCTCGAGAAGCTCGCGTCGAGCCGTAAGGAGGCCGCGGCCAAGCTCGCCGCCGCCGCGCGGCTCGGCGAGTTCCGGGTCGGACCGGGCGAGTCGCCCTGGTACGGCGTGACGTTCGCGACGACCGAGCAGGCGCGCTCGGCGCACGGGCTCGCGGCGAACCTGCACCGGCAGACCCTGCCGAACCTGCTCGAGCGCTCGTACGAGCTCATCGCGCAGACCCGCATGCGCCCCTTCCGCACGATCACCGAGCTCGGCGAGTACCTGCGCCTCCTGCAGGGCATCCGCGACTCGCTCGACAAGTTCAGCCCGACCGTGTTCGAGCGTCCGCTCGACGAGCTCATCCAGGCGCACGGCACCCGTCGCGACGCGCCCGAGATGAGCGGCACGCGCCGCCGCCATCTGCGCCGCCTCTCGAAGGAGTACGTGCGCCCCGGCGTGCACATCGCCGACATGCACGAGGGGCTCACGCGGGTGCGGCAGCAGCGCGCCGAGTGGCAGCGGCACGTCGACGTGGGGGTCGTCCCCGAGGTGCCTCTCGGCCTGTCCGACGTGCACGTCGCGTGGCAGCGCGTCGAAGCCGACCTCGGCGAGCTCGACACCATCCTGCGCCGGTCGCCGTCCGACCGCCTGGCCACGATCCCGATCCCCGAGCTCGTGCGTACGCTCGCGGGTCTCGCCGCCGAGTCCGAGGTGTTCGACAACCTCGTCGAGCGCGCGACCCTGCGCACGGAGCTTGCTGCCCTCGGCCTCGAGCCGCTGCTCATCGAGCTGTCGGTGCGGCATGTGCCCGAAGACCGTGTCGGCGCCGAGCTCGAGTTCGCGTGGTGGCAGTCGGCGCTCGAGCACCTGCTGCGCAGCGACCGGGCCCTCCTCGGCGCCAACACCGCCGTCGTCGACCGACTGGAGCGCGACTTCCGTCTCGTCGACGAGGCGCATGCCGCGGCATCCGGCCCCCTGCTCGCCGCCCAGCTGGCGACGCAGTGGCGCATCGGCATCGTGGATCACGCGGACGAGGCGGCCCGCCTCAAGCAGGCCCTCAAAGAGGGGGTGATGGATGCCGCGGCCCTCACCGCCGCTGCGCCCGCGCTCCTGCGCACCCTCGCGCCGGTGTGGCTGGCGTCTCCCTATGACGTGCCCGCGATCCCCGACGAGCCGTCGTTCGACGTCGTCGTCATCGCCGACGCGGGTGCGCTGTGCCTCGCGGAATCCGTGCCGGCCCTGCGGCGCGCCCGGCAGATCGTCGTCTTCGGCGACCCCGTCACCCAGAAGCCGACGCCGTTCCGCGTCGCGGCGGGATCACCGCCCGACGATCCGGAGGACGAGCCCTTCGACGAGACGAGCGTCTTCGAGCGCCTCGCCGAGCTGCTCCCCGTCGAGACGCTCACGCGCAGCTACCGGGCCGGCGGCGAAGACCTCGCGCAGCTCGTCAACGACGCGTTCTACGGGGGAGAGCTCGTCTCGTTCCCCTGGGCGGGCTCGTACCTCGGGCGCGGAAGCCTGAGCGTCGACTACGTCGAGGGCGGCCACGGCGCCCCCGATCCCGTCACGGGAGCCGTCGAGAGCCCCGACGCCGAGGTGAACCGGGTCGTGACGCTCGTCGTCGAGCACGCCGTCAACCGGGGCTCGGAGTCGCTCATGGTCGTGACCGCGAGCGCCAAGCACGCCGAGCGCGTGCGGGCCGCGGTCGACGCGGCGTTCGCCGGCCGCTCCGACGTCGCCGACTTCGTCTCGCGGGACACCGCCGAACCGTTCGCCGTCCTCACCCTCGAGGAGTCGGTCGCCGAGAGCCGCGACCGCGTGATCTTCTCGCTCGGCTTCGGCCTCACACGCCACGGCCGCGTGCTCAGCGACTTCGGCGACCTGTCGACCCCCGACGGCGACCGCCTCCTCACGGTCGGGATGACACGCGCTCGGCGCTCGATGGTCATCGTGTCGTCGATCCGGCCCTCGGCGTTCGACGACGGGCGGCTCGACTACGGCGCCGCGACCCTCATGGGCGTCCTCGGCGGCGTCGCCGCGCGTTCCCGCGAAGCCCGGCTGGAAGATCTCGCCGACCCGCTCACGCGCTCGCTCGCGCACGAGCTGCGCGCGCTCGGCGTCTCGGTCGACGTGCACTACCGCGGCATCCTGCCCCTCGTCGCCCAGTACGACGGCAAGGCCGTCGTCGCCGAGAGCGACCCCGAGACGATCGGCGAGTCGCTGCGCGAGTCCCTCCGCCTGCGGCCGCAGATTCTGCGGCGCCTCGGCTGGCACTATGTGCGCGTGCACGCGTTCGATCTCTACAGCGACCCCGCCGGTGTCGCGGCGCGCATCGCCGCGCTCCTGGGCGTCGCGCCCGAAGCCGCGTCGGCTCAGGCCGACACGCAGCCGTTCGATGTCATCGAGTGA
- a CDS encoding methylated-DNA--[protein]-cysteine S-methyltransferase, whose protein sequence is MTDITFRVHPSPVGEILIVATPEGLVTLHPFEGPLDAELARVATMLHALPVPDDEAGGDVDRQLDEYFEGERRDFDVELDWRLVNGFRRDALEAVRHIPYAETAGYGEVAIAAGSPGAARAVGTACATTPFSIVVPVHRVVRADGSLGEYGGRPELKRFLLDLERETAGELTVAIPPAPVGASASADDLDSEPVGAPQAADE, encoded by the coding sequence ATGACCGACATCACGTTCCGCGTGCACCCCTCCCCCGTCGGAGAGATCCTCATCGTCGCGACCCCCGAAGGCCTTGTGACACTCCACCCGTTCGAGGGCCCGCTCGACGCCGAGCTGGCGCGCGTCGCGACGATGCTGCACGCGCTCCCCGTCCCCGACGACGAGGCCGGCGGCGATGTCGACCGCCAGCTCGACGAGTACTTCGAAGGTGAGCGCCGCGACTTCGACGTCGAGCTCGACTGGCGACTCGTCAACGGCTTCCGCCGCGACGCGCTCGAGGCCGTGCGCCACATCCCCTACGCCGAGACCGCCGGGTACGGCGAGGTCGCGATCGCGGCCGGCAGTCCGGGGGCGGCCCGCGCGGTCGGCACGGCGTGCGCGACGACGCCGTTCTCGATCGTCGTGCCCGTGCACCGCGTCGTGCGTGCCGACGGGTCGCTCGGCGAGTACGGCGGACGACCGGAGCTGAAGCGCTTCCTGCTTGACCTCGAACGCGAGACGGCCGGCGAGCTGACGGTGGCGATTCCACCGGCGCCGGTCGGCGCGTCGGCGTCTGCTGACGACCTCGACTCCGAGCCCGTCGGCGCTCCCCAGGCCGCGGACGAGTAG
- a CDS encoding LuxR C-terminal-related transcriptional regulator — MVAPVGSKSDSQLMERAVGDLVRRTRFPVAFGGFARDDAIHVSAVAGARTRSLEGLVVHAGRGLGGRALLERRARLAVDYRSARGITHDYDGAVLGEGIATLIAVPIVVGESTRGVVYCGSWSAAPVDDAIAAPAFRIADELATELRVRDEVDRRLHAAPAPTPAAVTTAAREELRETYAELRSIAATVEDAGIRERLHRIEHRLAALSSDGDGSLELDVRLAPREIDVLACAALGATNAEIGATLSLKEMTVKSYLQSAMAKLDVSTRHAAVAKARRAGLLA; from the coding sequence GTGGTCGCACCCGTGGGCTCGAAATCGGACTCCCAGCTCATGGAGCGTGCGGTGGGCGATCTCGTGCGCCGCACCCGCTTCCCCGTCGCGTTCGGCGGCTTCGCGCGCGACGACGCGATCCACGTCAGCGCCGTCGCCGGCGCTCGCACGCGCAGCCTCGAGGGGCTCGTCGTCCACGCCGGCCGGGGCCTCGGCGGTCGTGCCCTCCTCGAACGTCGTGCCCGCCTCGCCGTCGACTACCGCTCCGCCCGCGGCATCACCCACGACTACGACGGCGCCGTGCTCGGCGAGGGCATCGCGACCCTCATCGCCGTGCCCATCGTCGTCGGGGAGAGCACGCGCGGCGTCGTCTACTGCGGCTCGTGGTCGGCCGCGCCGGTCGACGACGCCATCGCCGCGCCCGCCTTCCGCATCGCCGACGAACTCGCGACCGAGCTGCGGGTGCGCGACGAGGTCGACCGGAGGCTTCACGCCGCACCCGCCCCGACGCCCGCCGCGGTCACGACCGCCGCCCGCGAGGAGCTGCGCGAGACGTACGCCGAGCTGCGCAGCATCGCGGCGACGGTCGAGGATGCCGGCATCCGTGAGCGCCTGCACCGCATCGAGCATCGCCTCGCGGCCCTCTCGTCCGACGGCGACGGGAGCCTCGAGCTCGACGTGCGGCTCGCTCCGCGTGAGATCGACGTGCTCGCGTGTGCGGCGCTCGGCGCGACGAATGCCGAGATCGGCGCGACTCTTTCGCTCAAGGAGATGACCGTCAAGTCGTATCTGCAGTCGGCGATGGCGAAACTCGACGTGTCCACACGCCATGCCGCCGTGGCGAAAGCCCGCCGCGCCGGACTTCTCGCCTGA
- a CDS encoding Lsr2 family protein: MARRIVHQLVDDLDGSVLEVGTGETVLFSLDGIAYEIDLSDENAAAIRAAFAPYVDAARSVSSSRAASRSQGSSSSQGGRKRRRTGQQDYGPVREWAKSNGYTVSERGRVPASVLEAYEAAH; encoded by the coding sequence ATGGCCCGCAGAATCGTGCATCAACTCGTCGACGACCTGGACGGCAGCGTCCTGGAAGTCGGAACGGGTGAAACCGTCCTCTTCTCGCTCGACGGGATCGCCTATGAGATCGACCTCTCCGACGAGAATGCGGCGGCGATCCGCGCCGCCTTCGCCCCTTATGTCGACGCCGCGCGCTCCGTGTCGTCGTCGCGCGCGGCGAGCCGCTCACAGGGCTCGTCGTCCTCGCAGGGTGGTCGCAAGCGCCGCCGCACCGGTCAGCAGGACTACGGTCCCGTCCGCGAGTGGGCGAAGTCGAACGGCTACACCGTCTCGGAGCGCGGCCGAGTGCCGGCATCCGTCCTCGAAGCCTACGAAGCAGCCCACTGA